ACTGCTGCATTTGTTTAGAGTCAAATGCAGGGTTATTTGTCTCTGAGGTGGGGTTTGTGCTACACAGGAAAATGATGATGGCCAACAGCAGCATGTGTCACAGAGAACCTCTCACCCCCTTTTTTCACGTCCAGCTTTCTCAGGATAAGAAGTCAGTTCTAGGAAATGTGCACACACCCTTGCCTCTTCAGAGCATTGACCTTTGATGATCTGCAATGCAGTGATTGACTTCATGTTGGTTAGATTGGCACATGTGTTTTGCTATACCATCCTTCCATGGATATTTTTAGCTGTCTGCGAACTGTGATGTGTGCTAGATTTACATTTGTTTCCTGTTGCTGTATTCACTACGTGTCCTCTACAGTGGACATAGCCACAGCTTACGTCTATTACTAGACCTGTCGAGAACAATGCTCTTGAGACCTCACTCCAACCAACATTCTAAGCTAATGGTGtaaacaagcattttttttggctACAGCTGGGCtttgttaaaaagaataaaggCTAATTTCCTTTGCCCGGAcatcttgtttctttttccatgCTTGTAACTTGCCTAACATCTCTTAAATTATTTAGGTCCTGACAGGAAAGTGTGGTGCCCACACACATTCTTAGAATTTGTTTTTATGGTACTTCTCCCATGGAGTACCATTTAAATGAGACATCTGCATGCAAGGTTCTATATCTGGATCTATTTCCTTTGGACTGTGAGATTAATGAGGCTGTTACTGGCATTAAGACAAGAGGGGCAGTTTTGTCCCCACAGTTTTCCCTAGCTGACTAGCTCCAGTTACCTCTCATTAAGTATTAACCCAACAGAGTAAACAGCAGAGCAGACCAGAGTGGCCGGCCCAGATAAGAGCTCTAAGCACATAACAATCAACCTTGTTACCCCTGCCATAGGCCTCCTTTCCCTTCCTGCCACCTCATATCCTCACTCTTCcaggaaaaaatgaataatttctgGGGAAACAGCAGACACAGGTTTTTGTCGTGCAGAATCTGGCACAGACGAATCAGACCAGGCAGAAATATACATAACCAGTGCAAAGCGCACATGCCTGGAAGACTACAAGGCATAATTAAAACGGACAAATTGTAAGGATTTAAATCTGAGGATTATTTCTTAAATGCTATTAGGATGTGATAATCAAATTGTATATAGGCATTATTAAAACAGTGTCTAGCTATATCTTCATAATAGAGAGTAGCACCCATCTATATCGCTcctgtgttctctctgtgtgtttattctctttCAGTTATGGTGATAGTTTTGCTGCATTATGCTCATGTGATTGAAAGGCGCCAGAACTGCGTGTTAAACACAGCAAGCCTCTCCACTGGCTGGATCTGCTCTGCAGGACTCATCATGGTGGGCAACTTCCAGGTGAGAGCAGTGAGGCGTGCATAAATAGCAAGTACATCCTTGCTTGGAGATCTATAAACTGTAGCATGAGTGAATAAATTTTGTTTTCCCGAAGTAGCAAAAACAGTAACTATTGGAACCAAGAGCTCAAAGACCTTattataacttttgaactgtgtgtCCTGGGTCGAGACAAGTTCAATGCACCCTATGACGTCAATTTCTGCCTATTAAATTTTCCACCATcctggattttgtcaaaaacattttttttgctactcctcctacaaaatTTGTCccatcatcaccaaatttggtacacgtcatcttcagagtaagcaaTTTTTAATAGTCCAAATGGTTTGTCCGTAATGGGCCACCATTCTGTTGGTGAAGCAACCAAACAGGAATTGAGGcgtatctcagcaatgactttgtgcactgacacgaaacttggtaggcatcttaaGGACTATGACGTGAAGCTACCCAACAAATTTTGTGCCAGTGACACCTACTgttcaaaagtaacaataacatgctataaaatgcttacatctaactgccatttttgctactcctcctccaaattttgtctaatcatcaccaaatttggatCACATCATCCtgacacctgtctaaacaatgctgcagcaatgcgaccctgctgcccatttgttcatctagacctttcctcctacactcagagaattccaccactgtccgtggtcaaaacataaacatcatgagtgaaactacaaatcactttcgaatccctttgcctaaagttatggctctgctttcctgtgattgcttaggcaacaattgtagcgtgtctgtgaatgtgtggctcatcgagtctgggtgcttggcccccgaaaatgctgcctgcagctttaatttattactgcGTTACTTTTGTAATGACAAATACCATGCCATAAATGGTTGCAACACTTCCACCTTGTTTGTTGTTAAAAGATGTGAGGTTTATACTTATAACTAGATTTAGACCAAgtgtattcctttaaaaaagcAGAACTATATAATGCAGTTTAAACCATGTTTCTATTAGACTAGGAAAAGTAGGGCTATAGTCCCCGAATGAACCATGCACAAACACTGGAGTCAGGTATGTTATGTTTAGGAAAACTCAACTGTAAGTTAATAAGGCTGCCTGCAGATTCTGATATATGTTTACTAGATTGACTGTGTTAATGCTACAGTGTTGTCTCTAGTTTGAGAACAAAGTATAGGCTGGCTTATCCTAGTTTGAATAGGAAAAGGTTTCTGTGTGCAGTCATCCAGACATCAGTAGGACTGTGACCAGGTCATTATCAGCAATACGAGCCATAGACACTAACTTGTTTCTATGAGTCTTAGCAGGTCACAATCATCCACTCATGTTCCTAGTTACACAGCTATTCCCTGCTGGTCAACATTGCCaatctgtctgtttttataGTATTAGACAACTACAGAACCTCAAAGATTAGGATGCACCCCATCTCTGTTCTAAAACATACATCTCTACTAAAATCTGTAGATGCAGTTATGTCCATAAACATTTGGACAccgacaaagttattgttatataaaatgtatgctTTTTGAGCTGTCCACCAGttgtttcatggccaggtgtgtgttattccttcattatttcaCAAATgagtaagcagataaaaaggGCTAGAGCTGATTTCAGTTGTGGCATTTGCTGTTAAAAGAGCTGTCACatacccatcagagagatagcagaaacattATGTGTGGACACATCAACTATTTGGTGcatttcttaaaaagaaagattaCACTGGTGAGCTCTGGAACACTGAAAGGCCCAGGAGACAGCTATGGTGGATGatagaagaattctttccctggtgaagaaaaactcttTCACAatagttggccagatcaagaacaacCTCCAGGAAGTAGGCCAGGGGTTCCCAAACATTTATGggcaaatggacattatgaattttctgtgaccccaagccttgaccacccttAAAACAtaggaatataaaataaaataggatTACACTAACATTTGATACTTTCTGAGTATCTTATGGTACATTACATGTACATCTGGAACATTTAGAAGGGACATTCTCTAGATTgcatgtcagagccaaaacTTCCCTGTCTGTCAGGTTTCAAAGcctaactgtaaaatgtttagcgatttcaaGCACGGCTATTTTAAACACCATGACAAgctctgtctttctttaaaactttcGGCTGCCATCATGATTATTGTCATGGGCTGCAcctcaaatcaaaaactctaaccttacattcaaaagtgttTACTAatttagaaaatccagaagactggtatgcaaaacagacctttcagtaAGTTTAAAGCCACAAAATTCAAAGACTAATAACTAATAGGAAAAccggttagtgttagtactcagtaATGGTCTAGAATTTGAGAtacaatgctagtttgtttagtggcGGTAGATGGACAGGGAAATTTTTACTTGCattttatgtgcttttttaCAATAGTGCAGTGTGCCAGGATAGTGAAACagactaaaataaatataccCTATTAAgttaaatgtggcttgtctgaatgtgactcctgtgtacatttcaaaatattaacaattaattaataaatctgtaaaataaatttataaataaattgagttTCTCTCACAATCTcaattttaaatcaaatgtcCCCTAGTCGGGGAACCCCTGAGGTAGGCGTAACATATTTATTGTTAGAGCTTGCCTAAATTGATCATAATCTTCAAGTAGTTGCTAATTTATATGTGTAGTACATGCAAATCCATGCTGTTAATTTGTAGCTAAAATTTTGATTGTGCTACAGGTTATGCTGTAGTTTGTGTTTCAAAATCTTACTCTATGTGCCCCTATATAAATTTGGGCACTGGCTCATCTAAAGGTCTTTGCATGGCCCCACAGTGAACTGTACATATTGTGCTGAGTAGAGCTACTTGTTCATGTGCCACTGGAAGTAAGAAATAGACCAAATTGGTTTAGATGAATGCAACTGTCCTGTTTAATGTGTTACACTTTAATCCACTACTGGGGAGTTAGCCATGTGTTGCTATGTTTTAGCTTGTGTGTacacgtgcatgtgtgtgcaagaAAGTGTTTACCGCTTAATATTGAACTGACCTTCTGATGCTGTATCCCCTGTAGCTATTGTTCTCTTGCTCAGCTGAGATGGAGTTCTACCCTGTCttactgtttttctgtctttgtttttttttttttttcctcgagGGCTGTTGTATCAAAGCTGTAGTTCACAGATTTGTAAGAGGCCCTGTAATCCTCTTGGACCCACAGAGAATCACTGAGCAAAGAGCATTGTTTTACTCTGTGGAATTGACATCTTTTACCATTAATTATAAATCAGTGTTGGCTCTTTAGTTGGCTTAGGGTTTTAGGCAGCTGTAATGTTTGGACACTTGGCTGAGTGCCCAGCTTGCAAGCAATGCAGGGAGGTCGGCCAATAGGGCACCAGACAGACATTTTTATGGGCCAGTTGCTATagagacagagggggagagCAAGTTCTCCTTCTCATAGTGTAACCGTTCACTTCTTAACTATACAGATTCATCAACTGGATGTCTGAGAGAGTATACCTATTGAAACGTCCATTCTTAATCTGTTCCTTTATCTAAGTATGAAAAGCAAGAGTCTAACTTATGTTTGGAGATTCTGCAGTTGTATTACTTGAAGTACTTTAAAGATTGTATGTCATTTTGGAAATGATTACTGCAGTCTTGTGTCTCCAGGACATTAAAATCACTTATTTGCATTGATGTCTCTATGTGTGGAAAGCAGCGCTGAGTGCCAAGCACAAGAGTTCCATGTTTGGTTGGAATACATGAGGTCTGCAAACCATTaagtctgaatgtgtgtgcgtgtgtgtgtgtgtgtgtgtgtgtgtgtgtgcgcgtgcgtgtttGTGTGGGAACTTTTCCACACAGAGTCTTTTAGGAGGGATATGTGTACACAATCTACTCATACTCATCTGTTCACATTGCTACTACCTGCCATATAGTGCTCTACTGCGACTGCTATTAACGCAGACTGAAATGTAAATAGAGTTTCCTGCTGCCAAATAAGCCCCCACCTCCCTAGCCAGTTCATAGAGGGAAGCTGAATCCAGTGAAGCCTTTGGCTCTCATGAGGTTTTTGACAAAACATTATTTGTGAGTTGAGTTCTAAAATCTTTCAACAAGTCCTATACAGTCCTTGTCAGGATTTAGTTTGAAGGATTGATGTATTGTGTCCTAATAACTTGGTGAATATGTTTACTATGATAACTTGTGTTGTGAAACCAAAGACTGCCATCtgatggaacaaaaaaaaaaaatgtgattttttttttttaagcatccTTTGTTACGAAACAGGGGAATTTGCTGTGTGCTTAAATGACTCATgggtactgtatgtgtgttgagTTCGGAATGAGAAACATCAAACAGACAGGCGAGCCAGAGCGGGAAAATGAATTCTGGACACCACATCTGCACCTCATCAGCCAGCCTGCCTGTACTTCTAGAGCATTCCGCTGAGATGCTCACCATGCACGATGTCCGTATAGCCAACTCGCTGCCTTCAGCCACCAAACATGTGTGATACACATTATTTCTTCAGGGAAGGTTATATAATAGATCTTTTTGGCTATACTTTCGCTATGACCAAAATTTTATAAATAGATTTCTCAATCATCCATGAAAAAGGACCTGGGAAGACAAGGTCTGTGTAGGTAGAGTTGTGCAAGGTGTGAGGAGCTGCAGACTCTAACAAACCTGCCTGTGCATGTTAGGAAGGCAGCGCCACGTTGCACATTCTCTCCCCCAATTAGTGACATTTATAGACTTTCAAAACATACTGCAGATTTTTccttccattttgttttcattcctAACTAGGAAAGAAACGTATATAGATATCAAAGTAAACCATACTTTGATGACAGGATTTCAGTGTAAATcaatagtattttattttcactttcccCAGAGGTTAAAGAATCCACCTTAAATAAATCCAGCAATTTAATCCAAATTGTTCTGAAGCTTGGCATTTCAGTCATGACATTTCAGGGATGAGACGGTCTAGATGTTATTTAGCAATGTATAAAGCAATAGCAGCCTTCTTACAGTTTAACAGTAAGGCAGCTTACTCATGAGTTACTCATGAGTTACTCATGAGTTACTCATTAGGGGACAGTCGTGGTCTAATGGATACACATTACAACCTGagggtcgtgggttcgagtctcagatccggcagggattgtaggtgtaggtgaatgaccagcgctctcttccaccctcaataccacgactgaggtgagaccctttagcaaggcaccgaacccccaactgctccccgggcgccacagtaaaaaaaaaaaaggcggaACATGGAGACACTTAAGCCTGCTCTTGAACCCGCTGCACACCCGAGAGCAGAGGACACTTAATAATGTGTAAACAAACACTGAGGACATGCATGCTCCTTGTGGGATTTAGCACCATTTACAGTTATGAGGTAGAGAGTTTTGAGCATAAACTGTAGGAGTAGTTCCTCTCTACGTCTAGCGACAAGTTATGTGGAAGAGAGTTTAAAGGAATAGGTGCGCTTTGCTGCTCTCTGCTGGTTAGGTTCACAAGCAGTTTGTGGACCTACAGCTCATAATTAATCTGAGAATAAATTGCCATTTTAACGAAGTTAATCCCATATTTCTGTGTCTCAAAGGCATCAGCTTCACATGCTGGATATTTCCACACTAAAAGATAGTTTACATTAAAGACACATGTTGTATAGGGGAACTTTTACAGTCAGCATCATACAGACCTGTTTGAAATGTACTGACTGAGTTTGTTTTCCTCAGGCTTCAGAGCTCCATACCACAGCTCTGTGTACTGAGTGCTGAAAATAACTGCCAGAGAAGTCCATGCACACGGTAATTACCTCTTGCGCTGCATGGTGCTTTTAACATACTTTTGGGGAAAACTGTTTGCGCCCCACTTGGGAACTATATGTGAAGTTTATTTCTAACAACTGGTTCAACCTTCTGCCTCATATAAACCACAGAACCTAAATAATCCTGAATGCTAACATAGAGGAAGTGTTTAACACATCACCGTGCTTGATGCTGTCAcgacacacacacttcagtggAAAATACTACTAAGGTTCTACCTTTCTTGTATGTTTGGTGAGTGGGGGTGGTCATATTGTGATGAATGTGTGTAGCTTATATAAAGATCTGTACAGCACTGTTGGGCAGGAGCATGAGTTCaagtaatttacatttacatttatggcatttggcagacgcccttatccagagcgacttacaaaagtgctttgaagtctatcaaaaatacattctgatactgactctctaggtcacaaactaggaataccatcagtccaaaaactctgttggggaggtaatagacaagcgctcagacaataaaattttttttaagtgctattttaagtactttaggaagaggtaagtctttagacgtcgtttgaagactgccagtgactcagctgttcggacatctaggggaagttcattctaccaccttggtgccagaacagagaagagtctcgatgcatgccttccttgtaccctgacaaatggtgggaccagtcgagcagtgctagttCAAATTTCAAAGTTATCTCCATTTCCTAGCAATTAGATAGAGGGCATCCCCACATTTTAGATTAAGTAGCTTTTACTACTactatcatttcattttcttaatgtgTATGCTATATATTTTCAATCAGTTAAGCATTTCTTGTTGGTTGGAAGCATGACGTACATACATGTATGGAAacataactgctttatcctggaaaaaATCTTGAGCAGCTTTTtggatttattatttaaaattagtaGGGGTGTTATCAATCATGGATTTAGCTGTAATGTAGCTAAGGTACTCTTATACCTTGCGTCTTGTAGAGAAGTAGGCTACATTTCTCTACATTTCTCTATGAATTTTGTAGCTTAACTAACCTGTTTAAAGTATTGCTAAACACAGACATTATCGACAGGTACGTGAATATAGTACAATTCATAATGTACATGCACTCAGCTTTGGATGTACTTAATACTCTAGATATTGCGTTTGTAAACAAAGCTGGTTGGGTATCTGATTTGTACATGGACCAGGCTTTTAGAACAAAAGTACTTGTTTGTAAGTCAAGCAAAttggtgttttttgtgttttgtttttctttttttttggtggccTGTGACATCAATGAAGCCTGTGGTATGGGGACTTAATAGGAAAtaacacacagagtgagaaGCGTGCTACAAGGCTGTCAAAGTACTGTGACGCCTTAGTTAGTTCTGAGTTGTGTGTTATTACATATGCTGTATGCACAGATATGAACTGCAACATTGCTGTTTGCTAATGGCTATCAAATGTATCTGTCTCTATTTTTCTATGCTGCAACTTTATCGTGATTTAGATCATTATTTGGATCACTATTTAGTTACAAAGTAAAATTATGAAATGTATTATCTTGTGTGTTCCAGGTAGATAACGCAAAGGTGTTGCACTATGTTGGGGCCGGTGTGGCTTTTCCCACCAGCGTGCTGTTTGTAAGTGTGCAGTCTGCTCTCACTTACAAACTGGCCAAGACTCAGGGTGAGTACAATATGGGCCATCTCCGTCTCATCATGACCCTGCTGGCCTTCGTAGCCCTGGTACTCAGTATCCTACTCTGTGATAGAAATGtcttatatactatatacttatTAACTATATAACTAATGTAATACACTATATTAGTTatccaaaggtttgtggacacctgaccatcatactcTTATGTGCCTTTTGAACATCCAGTTCCAGTAACAGCTATAaaagcctccactcttctaggaaagcttttcagcttttcaatgtggctgtggggatttgtgctcatttggCCACAAGAGTCTTAGTGAAgtcaggctctgatgttgggCATGGTGCACAGTGGGCGTTCCAATTaatcccataggtgttcagtggagttgaggtcaaggctctgtgcaggccagtcaaggtCTTCCACATCATCCTTGTCAAATTATTtctttatggagcttgctttgtgcgtAGCAGTCATATCAAGCTGGAGAAGGTTTGGGCCCGTTTGATTACActaaagggaaattgtaatgctacacatacaaagacatcctatacagttgtttgctttcaactttgtggcagcagtttggggaagaaccacctatgggtgtgatggtcaggtgtccacaaacctatacacttgtacacctactcatttattcagttatcCGTTCAACCAATTatgtggcagtagcacaatgcataaaattcaaatcaaacatcagaatgagtgAAGTCTCtctgactttaaccatggcatggttgatggcctggtttgagtatttcagaaactgctgatctcctggaattttcacattCAACAGactctagattttacacagaatggtgtgaaaaacaaaaaaacatcctgtaaaTAGAGggtctgcagactgaaacaccttgttgatgagagagatcagaggagaatgaccagactggttcagGCTGACAGAAAAtttatagtaactcatataagcactctttacaaccgtggcgAGCAGAAACGCATCTCAGCGTGCCCAAAACATCAAACCCTGAGaaggatgggctacaacagcagaagagttgtaaagagtgattatttgcattactatatccttcctggcagcttgaaccaatctggccattttcctctggcctctcttatcaacaaggtgtttccagcCACAGAAATATCACTCAcgcaatgttttttgttttcgcACTATTCTCTGttaactctagagactgttgcatgtgaaaatcccaggagatcagcagtttatgaaatactctaacaagcccttctggtaccaacatccatgccatggttaaagtcacagagatcacctttttttcttcattctgatgtttgatgtgagcattaactgaagctcttgacctgtacctgcatgcttttttgcattgtggtgctgccacatgattggcttattagataactgcataaatgtgcaggtgtacaggtgttcttaataaagtggatgatcagTGTATAAGTATAGGTAAAGGGATTCTAATAATGACACATTGTAAGTTATACATTATGCATTATTTAAGGTGTGTGGGATTGCTTGTCATTGTGAGAATTCCTTAACTCAGTTGTTCCCAAGGTGGAGTTTTTTTCGTCCAGGAGAGTTTTGTCCTGCAGCACGCCTCAGCCATCTTCGAGTGGGTCTTCTGTGTAATCATCATGCTGTTTTACGGCACGTTTGCCTTTGAGTTTGCCAGTATCTCCAGCAACACCATGATGGTCCTGGCCAGAGGAGGAGATTTAGGTAGCAACAGCCAAGATCACAAAATGGAGTCCCTCACTGGAACTAGTCAGCACCAGCCTGAGAACATGTCCATGCTTTAACCTCATGGAGGGAGAGGTGGCACAGGCCTGCCCATgctactctctctctttccctgtttcttatatacatgtatgtacaGTAGGGTGCAGAGGAAAACACTAGTTCAGCAGAGGACATCTGGCCTACTTCTGTTCTTAATCTGAGCTAACTTTTGCCAAAGGACTTTGCACACAATTTTGCACATTCTTGAGACCAAATAATTGTCCATCTTCAGTGTCACTCTCTTTGTAGCCCATACACAGAGTGGCTGTAATGCTTAAAGAAGCAGTGTTATATGGACTATATGAGCTGATATGGTATGTGTTGTCGGTTTTGTGAATGTTCATGGCATTGGAATTGTGAAGCTGCCTGTTATAATGTAACAGAGATAGCAATTAATAACACATTCCTGCAAGCTCGGGTGGGCACTGAGACAATTCTGTGCCAATTCTAGTtgattcataaaaaaaaacagaaatgtttaacAAACTATGGAGtttatttttgccttttatATTCAGCCACATTGCCTATACCTATGCCATTTAGTGCGTTTGATATTCTCAAACAGAGgtgctttttgctttttgctcATTGCATATTCTGTTCAGGGCGACTATCATTACCATTGTGCCTTATGAAATGGGGCTAAGCAAAGCTGTCTAATGGACACCATAAATAATCTGTAATTCTGTGATGTTTATCATACTGTCAGGGACAGAGTCCAAGGTTTCAAAAGTGTACTTTGTTTTGTATTATAAATGTTGTCAAAGGAATGCCAATAAGGCCAGCAAGAGTTAACTTTACACTAATGCAGAGCATTCCCATATTTGCTGTATATTTGACTTGTTGGTTTGTAAATGTGATTATATTCTTGCTCATCTCTGCCTGAGGCCAGTATATTGAGAGGTGTGGACTGGGATATTCGAATtgtatttgatttgattgaaGGTCTGTTTACATTTTCCTGCCAGTCTGGTTCTGAACCAATTCTAGTTTAAGAAGAACAGTACAGATTCCACTTACCAGATTTAACAGATCCTGTTTTATATACACAACTCTAATTGTTAAAGATTTGTGCTTCATCAATCGGCCATACTTTTCTTTGATTTCCTCACCTTGTATTTGGTTAATTGTGGTTTTAGTTATCAGCTTAATCTGACTTAATCTTGTGACTATGATCATAAATGCATACAGGTGTCacaaaaatgtgatattttgatGTATGAGTTGCAGCAGGACTGCAAGTCCGTTACACAAAAAAGCCATTTTTTCCGATGGATATACTCTattacacactgttactttTTATGTTGGATGCTGATTTAAGTGCCCTTAAACAGAAATCCTGTTACCCATTCTCTAGTGACATTCATAGAATATATACAATTTGCTCCATGTCTTTATCAACCAAAGGCAAGtctaaattttaaattgttgttTCCTGTTGTGCTTGTTTTAGTTTGTAGTCGAATCCTCAGGAAAATCTGTTACACCAGCTTGGAGTCTGTGGTTTTAATAAAACTCAACTGATTAAGTATTAGTTGATGAGTGAACGTTTTACAGTAAAACTGGCATACACTTGAAGCATATTTGCCATGTTCCAAGTGAACTCTAAGTATTACACCTGTTTTGCAAAAATATGTACACTTTTTTGGTCTGTGTTTTCCATGTGACTATTTACCCATTCATGGTTTTAAACCTGCAGTACCTCTGAGATATTGCTTAGCATTACTCTGTCCAGTATAGGGAGAAAATCAGGAGGATCCTTTAGCTTGATTTGCCAGTGATGACTTTTTGAAGACGTGGCTGGCTGTTGCTTAACTTGATCCACTTTCTGAGCTATTGCTTCAACCCAGTCACAGAACATTTTGCTGAGCAAAGAGTGATAATACATTCAACATCCACTATCAAAGACAGCAAGTACAAATACACATCCTCAGTGCACATGTGCAAACACACATTGAAGAAAACAGATATTGCGTAAAATAACTGATAAACTATTAAAGGGCACTTTCCTGTGCCTTTTTATTAAACCAAAGACTGAAAggtttttttggataaattgaAGATATGatttattgtactgtatatttgccttaaactgagcaaaaataaagcaaatataaagaAAGTTGCTGACCAAGGCTTCTGTATTGTCTAAAATGCTCAATTGGATGACTTTTTTGATATATCATCTATCTTAAAGCTGAGATTTTGATATTATATGTCATTTAATGTAGTAGCACTTTGGCATGGCTGTAAAATATGTCTGGCTCTGTACACTGTGAAGTAGAATTTAAC
This sequence is a window from Pangasianodon hypophthalmus isolate fPanHyp1 chromosome 3, fPanHyp1.pri, whole genome shotgun sequence. Protein-coding genes within it:
- the zgc:154058 gene encoding transmembrane protein 150A-like isoform X1, whose product is MMVMSGWMILPISLPVLTITGIWVVYAMALYNQHVCPVDNWLYNQSCEEDLSMQSGPTLCCTLDHVPLISKCGTLPPESCFFSLICSTGSFMVMVIVLLHYAHVIERRQNCVLNTASLSTGWICSAGLIMVGNFQVDNAKVLHYVGAGVAFPTSVLFVSVQSALTYKLAKTQGEYNMGHLRLIMTLLAFVALVLSGVFFVQESFVLQHASAIFEWVFCVIIMLFYGTFAFEFASISSNTMMVLARGGDLGSNSQDHKMESLTGTSQHQPENMSML
- the zgc:154058 gene encoding transmembrane protein 150A-like isoform X2; this encodes MALYNQHVCPVDNWLYNQSCEEDLSMQSGPTLCCTLDHVPLISKCGTLPPESCFFSLICSTGSFMVMVIVLLHYAHVIERRQNCVLNTASLSTGWICSAGLIMVGNFQVDNAKVLHYVGAGVAFPTSVLFVSVQSALTYKLAKTQGEYNMGHLRLIMTLLAFVALVLSGVFFVQESFVLQHASAIFEWVFCVIIMLFYGTFAFEFASISSNTMMVLARGGDLGSNSQDHKMESLTGTSQHQPENMSML